In Scatophagus argus isolate fScaArg1 chromosome 3, fScaArg1.pri, whole genome shotgun sequence, one genomic interval encodes:
- the nek4 gene encoding serine/threonine-protein kinase Nek4 isoform X2, whose protein sequence is MMNNYIFIRVVGKGSYGEVNLVKHKTDRKQYVIKKLNLITSSKRERRAAEQEAQLLSQLRHPNIVTYRESWEGDDCQLYIVMGFCEGGDLYHRLKQQKGELLPERQVVEWFVQIAMALQYLHERNILHRDLKTQNIFLTKTNIIKVGDLGIARVLENQNDMASTLIGTPYYMSPELFSNKPYNHKSDVWALGCCVYEMSTLKHAFNAKDMNSLVYRIVEGKLPQMPSRYDPQLGELIKSMLCKRPEDRPDVKLILRQPYIKRQIALFLEATKEKTAKSRKKAVGGSGDCRASGTPSVVSSQPKPERSPQPEPLAKVKRKEEKSQQHKLGNVVIDCTPVQTPQPPKPSSPDTLKASIVSLVTVSNINVDIKPQQDEELMKRQFQGPQSHVSHPRAGDEPVTHSVYKDSKRRGKPDPSPPPSPVKPPVKSVSGVGSRGADKTKATNGLLDIHPQASPDPRDTFSVCGEKQMSDVDDKDDTLELLKEADMQNQEATFSVPERKSAHSGVVVEVNIDNKYDTVTLLKGAPTQDHTSDIHESLESTEKLLEPFPPTPEQVQEESSLPASKPGLTTPCQPPLYLLSESGVSQQHGGRDIKRTHADQNKVAAPRPLPPPPVESVAVEGKKRSRQRGTEIKKVSAAAASTSVSSCKDGFLALPLDRPLSARERRRLRQSQESASQSGVLRRASYDVTSVKEEHYSVPVTRSVSDITTGTSSKGKLPKQRSDEDECSSSTSSTERSEGDSRERKMESNDMQDLVHMMTQTLGMDIGDSVSKVDKDRSGSTALPEFKLNRKYRDTLMLHGKAREEAENLSLGEIPIGSTSRPAKIRRAIEHLRTDVVKGLGVKLLDKVLEIMEEEDENKRELYLRDQMGDEKYQAYAVMVRQLKFFEDIAFKV, encoded by the exons tatGTTATTAAGAAGCTGAATTTAATCACCTCCTCCAAGCGGGAGCGACGTGCTGCCGAGCAGGAGGCGCAGCTTTTGTCTCAGCTGCGACATCCTAACATAGTGACATACAGGGAGTCTTGGGAAGGAGATGACTGCCAGCTGTACATTGTGATGGGTTTTTGTGAAGGCGGTGACCTTTATCATCGACTCAAACAGCAAAAGGGCGAACTCTTACCTGAGAGGCAGGTGGTGGAGTGGTTTGTCCAGATAGCCATGGCACTCCAG TACCTGCATGAGAGAAACATTCTTCACCGAgacctgaaaacacagaatatctTCCTGACAAAGACCAACATCATCAAAGTCGGGGACCTTGGCATTGCTCGCGTATTGGAGAACCAGAATGATATGGCCAGCACACTTATAGGGACCCCTTACTACATGAGTCCAGAGCTCTTCTCTAATAAACCCTACAACCACAAG TCAGATGTATGGGCCCTGGGTTGCTGTGTGTATGAAATGTCCACACTGAAACATGCCTTCAATGCGAAGGACATGAACTCACTGGTCTATCGTATTGTAGAAGGAAAG CTGCCACAGATGCCCAGTAGGTATGATCCCCAGCTAGGAGAACTGATCAAGAGCATGTTGTGTAAGAGACCTGAAGACAGGCCTGATGTCAAACTTATCCTCCGGCAGCCCTACATCAAACGACAAATTGCCTTGTTCCTTGAGGCCACTAAAGA AAAAACTGCCAAGTCAAGAAAGAAAGCTGTGGGTGGCAGTGGTGATTGCAGAGCCAGCGGCACGCCGTCTGTGGTGTCGTCTCAGCCAAAACCCGAGAGAAGTCCACAGCCTGAACCTCTGGCTAAGGTGAAACGG aaAGAAGAGAAATCACAACAACATAAACTTGGAAATGTCGTCATCGACTGCACTCCAGTCCAAACACCTCAGCCACCCAAACCCTCCTCACCTGATACTCTCAAAGCCAGCATCGTATCCCTGGTAACTGTCAGCAACATTAACGTTGATATCAAGCCGCAGCAGGATGAGGAGCTGATGAAGAGGCAGTTTCAGGGGCCCCAGTCACATGTGTCACACCCTCGGGCAGGTGATGAACCTGTGACTCACAGTGTgtacaaagacagcaaaagaaGAGGGAAACCAGATCCCTCTCCCCCTCCGTCCCCCGTTAAACCTCCTGTGAAGTCTGTATCAGGTGTTGGCAGTAGGGGCGCAGACAAGACGAAGGCAACCAATGGATTGTTAGACATTCATCCACAGGCTTCACCAGACCCCAGGGATACATTTTCTGTCTGCGGAGAGAAGCAGATGTCTGATGTGGATGATAAGGATGATACCTTGGAATTACTTAAAGAGGCTGACATGCAGAACCAAGAGGCTACTTTTTCTGTCCCTGAGAGGAAATCTGCACACAGTGGAGTGGTTGTGGAGGTAAACATAGACAATAAATATGACACTGTTACCCTTCTTAAGGGAGCTCCGACACAAGATCATACCTCAGACATCCAC GAGAGCCTAGAATCTACTGAAAAGCTGTTAGAGCCTTTCCCTCCAACACCG GAGCAGGTTCAGGAGGAGTCTTCTTTACCAGCCAGTAAGCCGGGTCTGACCACTCCCTGCCAACCCCCCTTGTACTTATTATCTGAATCTGGTGTATCACAGCAACACGGAGGAAGGGACATAAAACGCACACATGCGGATCAGAACAAG GTGGCTGCTCCTAGACCTTTACCTCCACCTCCCGTTGAAAGCGTAGCTgtggaggggaagaagaggagcaggcagagaggcaCAGAGATCAAGAAagtcagtgcagctgcagcctccACGTCAGTTAGTTCCTGTAAAGATGGGTTCTTAGCACTGCCACTG GATCGTCCTCTGTCtgccagagagaggagaagactgAGGCAGTCTCAGGAGAGTGCCAGCCAATCAG GTGTTTTAAGAAGGGCATCTTATGATGTCACTTCCGTTAAGGAGGAGCACTACAGTGTCCCAGTTACCAGATCCGTTTCAGACATTACCACAGGGACCAGCAGTAAG GGTAAGTTGCCGAAGCAGAGGTCAGACGAAGATGAGTGCAGCTCATCCACAAGTTCTACAGAACGTTCAGAAGGAGACAGCAGGGAGAG AAAGATGGAATCCAACGACATGCAGGATTTAGTCCATATGATGACCCAAACTTTAGGAATGGATATTGGAGACAGTGTGAGTAAGGTGGACAAAGATAGATCTGGCTCTACTGCGTTGCCAGAATTTAAACTGAACAGGAAGTACAGAGACACCCTGATGCTTCATGGGAAGGCTCGAGAGGAAGCAGAGAACCTGTCGCTTGGTGAAATACCAATAG GCTCCACGTCTCGTCCAGCCAAGATAAGGAGAGCCATAGAACACCTGAGGACAGATGTGGTGAAGGGCCTGGGGGTCAAGCTGCTGGACAAAGTCCTGGAAatcatggaggaggaggacgagaacAAACGAGAA CTGTACCTTCGTGACCAGATGGGGGATGAAAAGTACCAAGCGTATGCTGTGATGGTGAGGCAGCTGAAATTCTTTGAGGATATTGCCTTCAAggtttaa